The DNA window AAGGCCAAAGTGGTCACCGCCATCAAGAAGCTGGATAAAGACGATCACCAGTGCTTTATCAAAGCGATGGGCGGCAAGCAGCACATCGGCGACACCACCCTGGCGGAATACCAGAACATCATCGATATGAAGCGCGAGCTGACCAAAGGCGACCGTTAATTCCCGGCTGCCTCGGCCGTCCGAATGAAGGGGTTCAGCGTGCTGAACCCCTTGTTCCATAAAGATGGAAGACCTGTTTTGAATACCGATTTCGCACACTATTACCAACGGATCCGCAGCAAGCAAAAGCGCGAAGCGCTGTTGTGGTCGCTCGGGCTGGTGGTGTTGTACCTGGGCGCCGGCAACCTCGCCGAGTTCAACCTGCACACCGTCTGGGTGTCTATTCCGCACTTCTTCGACTACCTGGCCGAAACCATTCCGACGCTGCACTGGCACCTGCTGTTCGCCGACGGGCGCACCGAAGGCTCGCTGGCCTATTGGGGTTACCGCCTGAACATTCAGCTGCCGCTGATCTGGGAGACCCTGCAGCTGGCACTGGCGGCGACCATTTTCTCGGTGCTGGTGGCGACCGTACTGGCGTTCCTGGCGGCCGGCAACACCTATACTCCGGCCTCGGTGCGGCTGGCGATCCGCACGCTGGTGGCGTTTCTGCGCACCATGCCGGAGCTGGCGTGGGCGGTGATGTTCGTGATGGCGTTCGGCATCGGCGCCATTCCCGGCTTCCTGGCGCTGGCGCTGCACACCATCGGCAGCCTGACCAAACTGTTCTACGAATCGATCGAAACCGCCTCCAACAAGCCGGTGCGCGGGCTGGCGGCCTGCGGCGCGACGCCGCTGCAGCGCATGCGCTTCGGCCTGTGGCCGCAGGTGAAACCGGTGTTTCTCTCCTACAGCTTCATGCGGCTGGAGATCAACTTCCGCCAGTCGACCATTTTGGGACTGGTGGGGGCGGGTGGCATCGGCCAGGAGCTGATGACCAACATTAAACTCGACCGCTACGATCAGGTCAGCATGACGCTGCTGCTGATCATCGTGGTGGTTTCCGTGCTCGACTATGTGTCGGGCGAACTGCGCAAGCGCGTAGTGGAGGGGGCAAAATGACAGCGGGCACTCCGGCGTCGGCGGAAACGCTGCGCCAGCTAAAACAGCAGCATCCGGCGATCTTCGCGCAGCAGGGGCGTTACCTGCGCACCGTCGGCCTGATCGCGCTGGCGATCGTGCTGTACTACGTGTTCTTCTTCCTGGTCTTCGGCATTAGCTGGCCGCAATTTATCAACGGCTGCCAGCAGCTGGGGCGCTATTTCCTGCGCATGTTCGTCTGGCATGACTTCGTCAACTGGCCGTTCATGTATTACTTCCAGCAGATTGGCATCACCATCGCCATCGTGTTCGCCGGGACGATCACCGCGTCGCTGATCGCGCTGCCGCTGTCGTTCTTCGCCGCGCGCAACGTGATGTCGACGCCGCTGCTGCGGCCGATTTCGGTGCTGGTGCGCCGCTTGCTCGACGTGCTGCGCGGCATCGACATGGCTATCTGGGGGCTGATCTTCGTGCGCGCCGTCGGCATGGGGCCGCTGGCCGGGGTGTTGGCTATCGTGATGCAGGACGTCGGGCTGCTGGGCAAACTGTACGCGGAAGGGCACGAGGCGGTGGACAAGTCCCCCAGTCGCGGCCTGACGGCGGTGGGCGCCAACGGGTTGCAGAAGCACCGCTACGGCATCTTCACCCAATCGTTCCCCACCTTCCTGGCGCTCAGCCTGTACCAGATCGAATCCAACACCCGCTCTGCGGCGGTGCTGGGCTTCGTCGGCGCCGGCGGCATCGGCCTGGTGTATGCGGAGAACATGCGGCTGTGGAACTGGGACGTGGTGATGTTCATCACCCTGATCCTGGTGGTGGTGGTGATGATCATGGATAAGGTCTCTTCGCTGCTGCGCAACAAGTACATCATCGGCGAAGATATCCCGCTGTATCAGCAAAAAAGCCAAATCGATTGAGAAACCCCTTGCCGATCCCTATACTGCCGCACATTCAAGGTGTGTGGCAGTCATTTCGTTTCGCAATGTGCGCACGTCCCCGTTAGACAAGTAAAGGCAATGCAATCCCATGATGAACAACGACGTGCTGCGCAGCGTGCGCTATATGCTGAGCATTAACAACGCCAAAATGGTCGAGATTATCAAACTGGACAATTTCGAGGTGGCGGTGTCGGCGATGGACGCTTACGTGATCAAAGAAGGTGAGCCGGGCTACGAGAAGTGCCCGGACGAAGTGATGGCGCACTTCCTCAACGGCTTGGTGTTCTTCAAACGCGGCA is part of the Serratia surfactantfaciens genome and encodes:
- the phnE gene encoding phosphonate ABC transporter, permease protein PhnE; this encodes MNTDFAHYYQRIRSKQKREALLWSLGLVVLYLGAGNLAEFNLHTVWVSIPHFFDYLAETIPTLHWHLLFADGRTEGSLAYWGYRLNIQLPLIWETLQLALAATIFSVLVATVLAFLAAGNTYTPASVRLAIRTLVAFLRTMPELAWAVMFVMAFGIGAIPGFLALALHTIGSLTKLFYESIETASNKPVRGLAACGATPLQRMRFGLWPQVKPVFLSYSFMRLEINFRQSTILGLVGAGGIGQELMTNIKLDRYDQVSMTLLLIIVVVSVLDYVSGELRKRVVEGAK
- the phnE gene encoding phosphonate ABC transporter, permease protein PhnE, which produces MTAGTPASAETLRQLKQQHPAIFAQQGRYLRTVGLIALAIVLYYVFFFLVFGISWPQFINGCQQLGRYFLRMFVWHDFVNWPFMYYFQQIGITIAIVFAGTITASLIALPLSFFAARNVMSTPLLRPISVLVRRLLDVLRGIDMAIWGLIFVRAVGMGPLAGVLAIVMQDVGLLGKLYAEGHEAVDKSPSRGLTAVGANGLQKHRYGIFTQSFPTFLALSLYQIESNTRSAAVLGFVGAGGIGLVYAENMRLWNWDVVMFITLILVVVVMIMDKVSSLLRNKYIIGEDIPLYQQKSQID